Proteins encoded by one window of Candidatus Odinarchaeum yellowstonii:
- a CDS encoding SDR family NAD(P)-dependent oxidoreductase: protein MSYILVTGGAGFIGSHIVDRLISRGDFTVILDNLSSPAGDYYKQLTENKRVKLIKGDIRDAETVLKACLNVREILHFAADPRVDASAANPIENFMINTLGTLNILEAARKTDVEKIIFASSGGTLYGDAEIIPTPESAPLKPVSCYGASKASCEMYCSAYAQSYGLNIISCRFANIYGPRSTHGVIYDFYNKLIKNPRELEILGDGRQRKSYLYIDDCVDAVLHLEKQNIKGFDFFNIGSEEWITVKEIADIIVDILGLKNVKYLFTGGRGGWVGDIPRMLLDIEKIKRLGWKPKITIVEGIKKFINYLHG from the coding sequence GTGAGCTATATTTTAGTAACAGGGGGAGCTGGTTTCATAGGCAGCCATATAGTGGATCGTTTAATTAGTAGAGGAGACTTCACAGTTATTCTAGATAATCTTTCATCGCCTGCCGGAGATTACTACAAACAACTAACAGAGAATAAGAGAGTGAAACTCATAAAAGGTGATATAAGAGATGCGGAGACAGTTTTAAAAGCTTGTTTGAATGTAAGAGAAATCCTTCACTTCGCCGCGGATCCCCGCGTAGACGCCAGCGCCGCTAACCCCATTGAAAATTTTATGATAAACACTTTAGGCACATTGAATATTCTTGAAGCTGCTAGAAAAACAGATGTTGAAAAGATTATATTCGCTAGTTCAGGTGGAACATTATACGGAGATGCTGAGATCATTCCAACACCTGAAAGCGCCCCGCTTAAACCTGTAAGCTGTTACGGCGCTTCGAAAGCAAGCTGTGAAATGTACTGCTCTGCTTACGCGCAATCATATGGTTTAAACATTATCTCATGCAGATTCGCGAATATTTACGGTCCTAGATCAACTCACGGAGTAATATATGATTTTTACAATAAACTAATTAAAAATCCAAGAGAGTTAGAGATATTAGGAGACGGACGGCAGAGAAAATCCTATCTGTATATAGATGACTGTGTTGACGCTGTCCTCCACTTAGAGAAACAGAATATTAAAGGATTCGACTTCTTTAATATAGGCTCTGAGGAATGGATAACAGTTAAGGAGATCGCTGACATCATAGTGGATATTTTAGGGTTGAAAAATGTTAAATACTTGTTCACAGGCGGGCGTGGAGGCTGGGTTGGAGATATCCCTAGAATGTTACTGGATATTGAAAAAATAAAGAGACTCGGATGGAAGCCTAAAATAACTATAGTAGAGGGGATTAAAAAATTCATAAATTATCTTCACGGTTAA
- the map gene encoding type II methionyl aminopeptidase yields MSEAEVEKKLTKEEELERYRKAGAIHRQITEYIKPHVKLGVKLIDLCEMIEGKILELGGRCAFPTNISINNLAAHYSSPPGDETVIEEKDIVKIDFGVHVDGYIADGAFTVAFNQEYNRLVEASEEALNKAIEAIKPKVKTNEVGRIIEDTIKKYGYRPIRDLSGHILDQYNLHGAKNIPNIKVPFGKEIIEGEVYAVETFATTGQGYARETPYVYIYSFIPVRAPLRSQLARTVLKKIVEEFKTLPFSQRWLLKDMSLGSVKLAFRELVNSGLLHQYHVLADVKGSYVSQAEHTLIVTRDGCEVTTR; encoded by the coding sequence GTGAGTGAAGCTGAAGTAGAGAAAAAATTGACTAAAGAAGAAGAGTTAGAGAGATATAGGAAAGCGGGTGCCATCCACCGTCAAATAACTGAATATATAAAACCACATGTAAAATTAGGTGTTAAATTAATTGATTTATGCGAGATGATTGAAGGGAAAATATTAGAGTTAGGTGGGCGATGCGCGTTTCCAACCAATATCTCAATAAACAATCTTGCAGCCCATTACTCCTCACCTCCCGGTGATGAAACGGTGATAGAGGAGAAAGACATTGTTAAAATCGATTTCGGCGTTCACGTTGATGGCTATATAGCAGACGGGGCTTTCACAGTAGCGTTCAACCAAGAGTACAATAGGTTAGTTGAAGCTTCAGAGGAGGCTTTAAATAAAGCTATTGAAGCGATTAAACCGAAGGTGAAAACTAACGAAGTTGGTAGAATAATAGAGGATACTATTAAAAAATACGGTTACAGACCGATAAGGGATCTCTCAGGTCACATACTAGATCAGTATAATTTACACGGTGCTAAAAATATACCTAACATAAAGGTTCCATTCGGTAAAGAGATAATAGAAGGTGAGGTTTACGCTGTTGAAACCTTCGCTACTACAGGTCAAGGATACGCGCGTGAAACCCCTTACGTATACATTTACAGCTTCATTCCTGTGAGAGCCCCCCTCAGATCTCAGCTAGCTAGAACTGTTTTAAAGAAGATTGTAGAGGAGTTTAAGACGCTCCCATTCTCTCAGAGATGGCTCCTAAAAGATATGAGTTTAGGTTCAGTTAAACTAGCTTTCAGAGAACTTGTGAATAGCGGGTTACTTCACCAATACCATGTTTTAGCGGATGTTAAGGGAAGTTATGTATCTCAAGCAGAGCATACTTTAATAGTGACACGCGACGGGTGCGAAGTCACCACAAGGTGA
- a CDS encoding roadblock/LC7 domain-containing protein, whose amino-acid sequence MAASRIPQIEEILRELELTTSQVEASAVVSVEGLPICSAMPLGVDDGILAAMTATILSVAERAAGELARGKLNRVLVEGEDGYFIISSAGREAILAVLTKSKANLGMVFLAMDRACEQISKLI is encoded by the coding sequence TTGGCTGCTAGTCGTATTCCTCAAATAGAAGAGATTCTGAGAGAGCTGGAGCTTACAACCAGTCAGGTGGAGGCTAGTGCTGTTGTAAGTGTTGAGGGTCTGCCAATATGCTCCGCTATGCCACTAGGGGTTGACGATGGTATTTTAGCCGCTATGACAGCGACTATTTTAAGTGTGGCTGAAAGAGCTGCAGGTGAACTGGCTAGAGGTAAGCTGAACCGGGTTTTAGTTGAAGGAGAAGACGGATATTTTATAATCTCCTCAGCTGGAAGAGAAGCGATTTTAGCAGTTCTCACAAAGAGTAAAGCTAATCTAGGAATGGTTTTCTTAGCGATGGATAGAGCCTGTGAACAAATAAGTAAGCTTATATAA
- the tmk gene encoding dTMP kinase has translation MLIDFEGIDGAGTETWSKFTLKYILEKGGRAVIYRFPDYNSPWGKIIRSYLDGQIELDVDVQFLTYSTDILKEANNIRRDLQDNKIVLTDRYILSTMAYQCSKSFPVEKALSFYRLFNFPKPDYVILLLTSSEISKSRKLSENKALDRHERDDDLLKKVSDNYIRFSREKYICEKWFLIDTSGDLEVTEKILEDILKLILK, from the coding sequence TTGCTAATAGATTTTGAAGGTATTGATGGAGCTGGAACTGAAACCTGGTCTAAGTTCACTTTAAAATATATTCTTGAAAAAGGTGGTAGAGCTGTTATCTACCGTTTCCCGGACTATAACAGTCCTTGGGGTAAAATAATCAGATCTTACCTAGACGGGCAGATAGAACTAGATGTGGATGTTCAATTTTTAACATATTCAACTGATATTCTTAAAGAAGCTAATAATATTAGACGTGACTTGCAAGATAATAAAATAGTTTTAACAGACCGATATATTCTCTCAACTATGGCGTATCAATGTAGTAAAAGCTTCCCGGTTGAAAAAGCCCTCTCCTTCTACAGACTTTTCAACTTTCCAAAACCTGACTATGTTATTTTACTTTTAACTTCAAGTGAAATCAGTAAAAGCCGTAAACTCTCTGAGAATAAAGCCCTCGACAGACATGAAAGAGATGATGATCTTTTAAAGAAAGTTTCAGATAATTATATAAGGTTTTCAAGAGAAAAATATATATGCGAGAAATGGTTTCTCATCGATACGAGCGGTGATTTAGAAGTAACTGAGAAAATTTTAGAGGATATTCTTAAACTTATTTTAAAATAA
- a CDS encoding PAC2 family protein yields MEDYFIQNYNSFEGAGGRKICIQGMPGIALAGKFTVDYIIKALGAKKIFDLYFYDFPPQVLIDLGLMNLPSVYLFHYYNELSGDDLLFLSSDFQPLTHYGVNALSLILAEQLRKLGVKLVISLGASAVNTIVKDPKIYASATSQNILNKDLNPPEFERFSDGVITGMNGVLPAIIGRDGDIQGVILLAEACRYLTCDFRASKKLLEALEKLLNIKIDQTEIDSKIRELDESIEKLKLEEQSRRQTVRDEKTNYIG; encoded by the coding sequence ATGGAGGATTATTTTATTCAAAATTATAATAGCTTTGAAGGTGCTGGAGGCCGTAAAATATGTATTCAAGGGATGCCTGGCATCGCTTTAGCTGGAAAGTTTACCGTAGACTATATTATAAAAGCGTTAGGAGCTAAGAAAATATTCGACTTATATTTCTACGATTTCCCGCCTCAGGTTTTAATAGATTTAGGTTTAATGAATCTCCCTTCAGTTTATCTTTTCCATTACTATAATGAACTGAGCGGGGATGATCTTTTATTTTTATCATCAGACTTTCAGCCTTTAACACACTACGGTGTAAACGCTCTTAGCTTAATTTTAGCTGAACAGCTTAGAAAACTTGGGGTGAAGCTCGTTATCTCATTAGGTGCTTCAGCTGTTAACACGATAGTTAAAGATCCTAAAATATATGCTTCAGCTACTTCTCAGAATATTTTGAACAAGGATTTAAACCCCCCTGAGTTTGAGAGATTCTCAGACGGTGTTATAACTGGCATGAACGGTGTTCTACCAGCTATCATAGGGCGGGATGGAGATATTCAAGGTGTTATTCTACTAGCTGAAGCCTGCCGCTACCTGACATGCGATTTCAGAGCTTCTAAAAAACTGTTAGAAGCCTTAGAGAAACTTCTCAACATTAAAATAGATCAAACAGAGATAGATAGTAAAATTAGAGAGTTAGATGAAAGTATTGAGAAGTTGAAGCTTGAGGAACAGTCTCGCAGACAAACGGTAAGAGATGAGAAAACCAATTACATAGGTTGA
- a CDS encoding geranylgeranylglyceryl/heptaprenylglyceryl phosphate synthase: MTWRSVWSYITDKIRREKALHFSLIDPDPLTQDYEEAGRIARLAFEAGTDAIMVGGSTALDIDEAVKKIKENVKIPVILFPGSLAGISKYADAIFFMSLLNSTNPYMILGAQAIAAPLIKKIGIEPISMAYIVVEPGATAGYMGYAHLIPRSKPKIAAAYATAAELIGYKLIYLEAGSGADNCIPPDFIKVVSRSVQIPVIVGGGINTAADARRAVEAGASIIVQGTFVERTVLKDGGASLKEIIKAVKSAE, translated from the coding sequence TTGACTTGGAGAAGCGTGTGGAGCTATATAACTGATAAAATTAGGAGAGAGAAAGCATTACACTTCAGTTTAATCGACCCTGATCCTCTAACACAGGATTATGAGGAGGCGGGTAGAATCGCGCGACTAGCTTTTGAAGCTGGAACAGACGCTATCATGGTCGGCGGGTCGACTGCTCTAGATATAGACGAGGCTGTTAAAAAAATAAAAGAAAACGTTAAGATACCTGTCATCTTATTCCCTGGTAGTTTAGCTGGAATAAGCAAGTACGCGGATGCTATATTTTTCATGAGTTTGTTAAACTCAACTAACCCTTATATGATTCTAGGAGCGCAGGCGATAGCGGCTCCTCTTATTAAAAAAATAGGGATTGAACCCATTTCAATGGCTTACATAGTAGTTGAACCTGGGGCTACAGCAGGCTACATGGGGTACGCTCATCTGATACCTCGTTCGAAACCTAAGATAGCGGCTGCTTACGCGACAGCGGCTGAGTTAATAGGTTATAAGCTTATATATTTAGAGGCTGGTTCAGGGGCTGATAATTGTATTCCACCGGATTTCATAAAAGTTGTATCAAGATCAGTTCAAATCCCGGTTATAGTTGGGGGTGGAATAAACACTGCAGCTGACGCTAGGAGAGCTGTTGAAGCAGGAGCGTCTATAATAGTGCAGGGCACATTCGTTGAAAGAACTGTTTTAAAAGACGGCGGTGCATCGCTTAAAGAAATAATTAAAGCTGTTAAATCAGCCGAGTAA
- a CDS encoding DUF4350 domain-containing protein yields MAKPSIKIILFAVIFVFSFTPLIMPLIGAGGVTVADYSIYNNNWNGLSTFKTVIESEGYQVKPLISSLSCVNRINNNSVLFIIGPSTFYDSLSALALVDYLNKGGKVIIADDFGSSSSLLSLLATMIPGVGLFEGHLLLDAGSYDKNVSLPLITSFRSHPIFSGVNNIMLNYATIIVGEMTFLAYTSSLSWLDTNANYEYDTGEVTGSFPVIASASYENGTIILISDPSIFNNDMINRADNLRFAVNLVNWAADYNTSTLIIFDEGHRMDVAASTFFFGVILGEVNWISSNWLIAPIYPLIAVYLVKSWLPKKERKKIVYEEEPGFKSAFRSKIDWYRISQNYNKALEVLFKKLKKDLLKTYNLKEYNISLIADAITINKPEIKKIDVEAFLKNLEGIIYSGKIIVDKEAFLRIFLDIKKFREKVGLKWLQ; encoded by the coding sequence TTGGCGAAGCCAAGTATTAAAATAATTCTCTTCGCAGTTATATTCGTTTTCAGCTTCACACCTCTAATAATGCCTTTAATAGGCGCAGGAGGTGTAACGGTCGCAGACTACTCTATTTACAACAATAACTGGAACGGCCTTTCCACGTTTAAAACTGTTATTGAAAGTGAAGGATACCAGGTTAAACCCCTCATCTCCTCGCTGAGTTGTGTTAATCGAATCAATAATAACTCAGTTTTATTCATAATCGGCCCGTCGACTTTTTATGACAGCCTTTCAGCGCTAGCTTTAGTCGACTATCTTAATAAGGGGGGTAAAGTTATTATCGCAGACGACTTCGGTTCATCATCCTCTCTGCTATCTCTTCTAGCAACTATGATACCAGGGGTGGGTTTATTTGAAGGCCATCTTCTTTTAGACGCAGGCTCATATGATAAAAACGTTTCTTTACCGTTAATCACCTCTTTCCGCAGCCACCCCATCTTTAGCGGTGTAAACAATATAATGCTAAATTACGCTACGATAATAGTGGGTGAGATGACTTTTTTAGCTTATACTTCAAGCTTATCTTGGTTGGATACTAACGCTAATTATGAATATGATACAGGCGAGGTTACCGGCTCATTCCCTGTGATAGCTTCAGCCAGCTATGAAAACGGCACTATTATTTTAATCTCAGATCCGTCTATCTTCAATAACGACATGATTAACAGAGCCGATAATTTAAGATTCGCTGTGAACCTTGTTAACTGGGCTGCAGATTACAATACATCCACTCTTATAATATTCGATGAAGGGCATAGGATGGATGTAGCCGCTTCAACCTTCTTTTTCGGTGTTATACTAGGTGAAGTTAATTGGATTTCAAGTAACTGGCTTATAGCACCTATCTATCCTTTAATAGCCGTTTATTTAGTGAAATCATGGCTACCTAAAAAAGAGAGGAAGAAAATCGTCTACGAAGAGGAGCCTGGTTTTAAAAGCGCATTTAGAAGTAAAATAGATTGGTATCGTATTTCTCAGAATTATAATAAGGCTCTGGAGGTGCTCTTCAAAAAATTGAAGAAAGATCTTTTAAAAACCTATAATTTAAAAGAATATAATATCTCCTTAATAGCCGATGCGATAACCATTAATAAACCTGAGATTAAAAAAATAGATGTTGAAGCCTTCCTTAAAAACCTTGAAGGCATTATTTATAGCGGTAAAATAATAGTTGATAAAGAGGCCTTCCTTCGAATATTCTTAGATATAAAAAAGTTTAGGGAGAAGGTTGGTTTAAAATGGCTGCAGTAG
- a CDS encoding MoxR family ATPase, with amino-acid sequence MAAVDEKIIEQISVENIRSFSNAVIREVGKVIVGKKDLIRNILIALLCRGHVLLEGVPGVAKTELAKTFSKTLGCDFKRIQFTPDLLPSDILGSVIFDQQKAQFYLRKGPIFTNILLADEINRAPPKTQAALLESMQEFQVTIEGRTNPLNHPFMVLATQNPLEQEGTYPLPEAQIDRFMFRLLVDYPDDKEEVEMLLKRSIQSQVDVKSIASPEIIVALQEYINKIYVDPSIIAYIKNLIVKTRSDPQILLGASPRASIVLLNSARALAAISGREYVIPDDVKNLAFNVLNHRLILRPEIELEGVSVKRIIERILESTSTP; translated from the coding sequence ATGGCTGCAGTAGATGAAAAAATAATTGAACAGATCTCAGTTGAAAATATTAGAAGCTTCAGTAACGCCGTTATAAGAGAAGTTGGTAAAGTTATAGTAGGTAAAAAAGATCTTATCAGAAATATTCTGATCGCTTTACTCTGCCGAGGCCATGTTTTACTTGAAGGTGTGCCAGGTGTGGCTAAAACAGAGCTCGCTAAAACATTCTCTAAAACATTAGGCTGCGATTTTAAGAGAATTCAATTCACACCAGACCTTCTCCCCTCAGATATTCTAGGTTCAGTTATCTTCGATCAGCAGAAAGCGCAGTTTTATCTACGAAAAGGCCCGATATTCACAAATATCCTCTTAGCCGATGAGATTAACAGAGCTCCGCCTAAGACTCAAGCTGCTTTACTTGAATCAATGCAAGAGTTTCAGGTGACTATTGAAGGTAGAACAAATCCTTTAAACCATCCTTTCATGGTTTTAGCTACACAAAACCCTCTTGAACAGGAGGGAACATATCCGCTTCCTGAGGCTCAGATCGACAGATTCATGTTTCGGCTGTTAGTGGATTATCCTGATGATAAAGAAGAGGTTGAAATGCTTTTGAAAAGAAGCATTCAATCACAAGTAGATGTGAAATCTATAGCTTCCCCTGAAATCATAGTTGCTTTACAAGAATATATTAATAAAATCTACGTTGACCCCTCTATAATCGCTTATATCAAAAATTTAATTGTTAAGACTAGAAGCGACCCTCAAATACTTTTAGGGGCTAGTCCAAGAGCTTCAATCGTTCTTTTAAACTCGGCTAGAGCCCTTGCAGCTATAAGCGGGCGCGAATATGTCATACCGGATGACGTAAAAAACTTAGCTTTTAACGTTTTAAACCATCGCTTAATTTTAAGACCTGAAATAGAATTAGAAGGAGTCTCTGTTAAAAGAATTATTGAGAGAATATTAGAGTCAACTTCGACTCCCTGA
- a CDS encoding DUF58 domain-containing protein encodes MFTSRGQILVLSGVFLLTAGFSFINYYLLAVGVMLIFAAVVNLPFFKLKNYSENIRIQRFLSSEKIFALDFLHVTVKIENTGGVIDYLEFVDELPKTFKIVLGRNSLSTYLAAGSKIEFSYIVQPRLRGVYRLGPSKITVHDRLHLNSDETNFENYSEILVYPPYDDIRRYGQITQRRTLGVLFGAHKSKDKGVGMDFFGIRRYDPSDELRWVDWKATARTGKLMSREYETERNIKILILLDSSSSMCGGELENNKFEYSIRAAVLLAQIALSRRDEIGLVAYSSTVNIFIEPKNGRRQLFRILEALAKITPSGLSQTYNAVQYTVNRLRKNAFYIMLTDLEGSLQPLLESVKLIKARGSELLIISPFTPWFEAELYSSPVEKVLAVAVAEEFYENRQKKIFELNKYMIPVLNVGPEDYIPTVMAAYLKAKKRGIGLT; translated from the coding sequence ATGTTTACTAGTAGAGGTCAAATACTCGTTTTATCAGGTGTATTCCTGCTAACCGCCGGTTTCTCATTCATAAACTATTATCTGCTAGCAGTGGGAGTCATGCTTATCTTCGCGGCTGTCGTGAATCTACCATTCTTCAAGCTAAAAAATTACAGTGAAAATATTAGAATTCAACGATTTCTCAGCAGTGAAAAAATTTTTGCACTTGATTTTTTACACGTAACCGTTAAAATAGAGAACACTGGGGGTGTAATAGATTACCTAGAATTCGTCGACGAGCTTCCTAAAACATTTAAAATAGTACTGGGAAGAAACAGTTTATCCACTTATCTGGCAGCTGGTAGCAAAATAGAATTCTCTTATATTGTTCAACCAAGGCTTAGAGGAGTCTACCGTTTAGGACCATCTAAGATTACAGTCCACGATCGCCTTCATTTAAACTCTGATGAAACCAACTTCGAAAACTACTCCGAAATCCTCGTCTACCCCCCTTACGATGATATACGCCGCTACGGGCAGATCACTCAGAGAAGAACGCTAGGAGTTTTATTCGGAGCCCACAAATCTAAGGATAAAGGAGTAGGCATGGACTTCTTCGGAATTAGAAGATACGATCCATCAGACGAGCTTCGCTGGGTTGACTGGAAGGCTACAGCTAGAACAGGTAAACTTATGAGTAGAGAATATGAGACTGAGAGAAATATCAAGATCCTGATTCTTTTAGACTCTTCATCTTCCATGTGCGGAGGCGAATTAGAGAATAATAAATTCGAGTATTCTATCAGGGCTGCTGTGCTTCTCGCTCAAATAGCTTTAAGCAGAAGGGATGAAATAGGTTTAGTCGCTTACAGTTCGACGGTAAATATTTTTATAGAACCTAAAAACGGTAGAAGACAATTATTCAGGATTTTAGAGGCTTTAGCTAAAATCACCCCCTCAGGTTTATCTCAAACATATAACGCTGTTCAATACACGGTTAACCGGCTTAGAAAAAACGCCTTCTATATTATGTTAACAGATTTAGAGGGTTCCCTGCAACCTTTACTTGAGTCGGTTAAACTGATAAAAGCCAGAGGCTCGGAGTTGTTGATTATTTCACCCTTCACCCCTTGGTTTGAAGCTGAATTATACAGTTCGCCAGTCGAGAAAGTGTTAGCTGTAGCAGTTGCTGAAGAATTTTATGAAAACAGGCAGAAAAAAATATTCGAATTAAATAAATACATGATCCCGGTTTTAAATGTGGGTCCCGAGGATTATATCCCAACTGTTATGGCGGCTTATCTTAAAGCTAAGAAGAGAGGCATCGGCTTAACTTAA
- a CDS encoding ribosome biogenesis/translation initiation ATPase RLI yields MARIAVLKKSSCRSKDCGKPCMTFCPGVRMGDETVKFEEGSNYPIISEKLCTGCGICVKKCPFGAITIVNTPETVEEEASHRYGVNQFALFRLPIPRPGKVLGIIGRNGAGKSTALRILAGEIKPNLGKVQNPPDWDEIIQFYRGSELQAYFENLSKKNLKISYKPQYITNIPKVYTGIVGDLISRVDERSVAEKLMKELYLEAIWSNQLSTLSGGELQRIAIAATVAKEADVYLFDEPSSYLDIFQRITVAKVIRSLAEIGKTVICVEHDLAALDFISDYTCVIFGEPGVYGIVSHPYGVKEGINIFLDGYLPDENIRFREESISFSKTPVAPKIGVKDTDLLLDYSGFEIKLNGFKLEASSGSVKKSEIIGVLGANGIGKTTFIKVLAGLLKPDTAFRGMGSLKISYKPQYLESDYKGSVREFLLSAAGVPILDSSIKSTVIHPLELDDLMDRSISILSGGELQRVAIAGCLLRDADIYLIDEPSAFLDVEQRLSAAKIIRRIVEAKGKAAFIIEHDLIMCDLVSDRLIIFDGEPGRRGFASSPQDMRSGMNFFLKMMNITLRRDAKTGRPRINKLGSKLDSAQKSIGEYYYAPIKK; encoded by the coding sequence ATGGCGCGTATCGCAGTTTTAAAAAAATCCAGTTGCAGGTCTAAGGATTGCGGTAAACCTTGCATGACCTTCTGTCCCGGTGTTAGAATGGGAGATGAAACTGTCAAATTCGAAGAAGGCTCAAATTACCCCATTATCTCTGAGAAATTGTGCACCGGATGCGGTATATGCGTTAAAAAATGCCCTTTCGGAGCGATAACTATCGTTAACACACCGGAAACTGTTGAAGAGGAGGCGTCGCATAGATACGGAGTTAATCAATTCGCGCTTTTCAGGCTCCCTATCCCTAGACCAGGTAAAGTTTTAGGCATAATAGGTAGAAACGGCGCCGGTAAATCTACAGCTTTAAGAATCCTCGCAGGTGAGATTAAACCTAACTTAGGTAAAGTTCAAAACCCCCCTGACTGGGATGAAATAATACAGTTTTACAGGGGCTCGGAGCTTCAAGCCTACTTTGAAAACTTATCTAAAAAAAATCTTAAGATAAGTTATAAACCCCAGTATATTACGAATATCCCTAAAGTTTACACCGGTATTGTAGGTGATTTAATAAGTAGAGTTGATGAGCGAAGTGTTGCAGAGAAGTTAATGAAGGAACTTTATTTGGAGGCTATATGGAGTAACCAGCTTTCAACTCTTTCAGGAGGCGAGCTTCAACGCATAGCTATAGCTGCAACAGTAGCTAAAGAAGCTGATGTATATCTTTTCGATGAGCCTTCAAGTTATCTGGATATTTTTCAGAGAATCACTGTTGCCAAAGTTATAAGAAGTTTAGCCGAGATTGGTAAAACCGTCATCTGCGTTGAACATGATTTAGCTGCGTTAGATTTCATAAGCGATTATACTTGTGTCATATTCGGTGAACCAGGAGTTTACGGGATCGTATCACATCCATACGGTGTTAAAGAAGGGATAAATATTTTTTTAGACGGTTATCTCCCCGACGAGAATATAAGGTTTAGAGAAGAGAGTATTTCTTTTAGTAAAACTCCAGTCGCACCTAAAATAGGCGTGAAGGATACAGATCTCTTATTAGATTACAGCGGGTTTGAAATAAAATTAAACGGTTTTAAACTTGAAGCTTCTAGTGGCTCTGTGAAAAAGTCTGAGATTATAGGAGTTTTAGGGGCTAATGGAATCGGTAAAACAACGTTTATAAAAGTTTTAGCCGGTTTACTTAAACCTGACACCGCTTTCAGAGGGATGGGCTCACTGAAAATAAGTTATAAACCCCAGTATCTTGAAAGCGATTACAAGGGTAGTGTAAGAGAGTTTCTCCTCTCCGCAGCCGGCGTTCCTATCCTCGACTCTTCGATTAAATCTACTGTAATCCACCCACTAGAACTTGATGATTTAATGGATCGCTCTATTTCTATTTTAAGCGGAGGGGAGCTTCAGAGAGTAGCTATCGCCGGCTGTCTTCTAAGAGACGCTGATATCTACCTAATAGATGAGCCCAGCGCTTTTCTAGACGTTGAGCAGCGGCTTTCAGCCGCTAAGATCATTAGAAGAATAGTAGAAGCTAAAGGGAAAGCGGCTTTCATCATTGAGCATGATCTGATAATGTGTGATCTAGTGTCGGATCGCTTGATAATATTTGACGGTGAGCCTGGGCGGCGCGGTTTCGCTAGCAGTCCTCAGGATATGCGCAGCGGGATGAACTTTTTTTTGAAAATGATGAATATAACTCTTAGACGTGATGCGAAAACGGGGAGGCCTAGAATAAATAAGCTAGGCTCTAAGCTGGACTCAGCACAGAAATCTATAGGTGAATACTATTACGCGCCTATAAAAAAATAA